A region from the Thauera humireducens genome encodes:
- a CDS encoding TadE family protein, producing the protein MKHCIATARSRGATLVEFVIVGPLVLFIVLVLMQYALLFHARGQLNYATFEAARAGTVANARLAAIRAAFDRAMTGYHGGGTTTAELAISRTRALAEAPFTRIEILSPTRESFDDFHSPALAARLGLSARVIPNTNIAHLDCPVDRPECNRDPATNASGQTLQDANLLKLRITYGIPARKQIPLAGPFMARALAVLNPADDDPFRAALVAGGRIPVITHTVMRMQSPAIEAGNPSVPDPGNAGTPTDPGPTPEGTGLPRCPTTDPACTATPDVPAPEPSPEPEPTPGCNPLIEPGCKPLPPACQAPPGWLDSRPAPEQAP; encoded by the coding sequence GTGAAGCACTGCATTGCTACCGCACGATCGCGCGGCGCCACCTTGGTCGAATTCGTCATCGTCGGCCCGTTGGTGCTGTTCATCGTGCTCGTGCTCATGCAATACGCCCTGCTCTTCCACGCCCGGGGACAGCTCAACTACGCCACCTTCGAGGCGGCCCGTGCCGGCACCGTCGCCAACGCCCGGCTCGCCGCCATCCGTGCCGCCTTCGACCGCGCCATGACCGGCTACCACGGCGGCGGCACGACCACCGCCGAACTCGCCATCTCGCGAACCCGCGCGCTTGCCGAGGCACCCTTCACCCGCATCGAGATCCTCTCGCCCACCCGCGAGAGCTTCGACGACTTCCACAGCCCCGCCCTCGCCGCGCGTCTGGGTCTGTCCGCCCGCGTCATTCCCAACACCAACATCGCGCACCTCGACTGCCCGGTCGACCGCCCCGAATGCAACCGCGACCCGGCCACCAACGCCAGCGGCCAAACGCTGCAGGACGCCAACCTGCTCAAGCTGCGCATCACCTACGGCATCCCCGCCCGCAAGCAGATCCCGCTCGCAGGCCCCTTCATGGCCCGCGCGCTCGCGGTACTGAATCCGGCTGACGACGATCCCTTTCGCGCCGCGCTCGTCGCCGGCGGACGGATCCCGGTCATCACCCACACCGTCATGCGCATGCAATCGCCTGCTATCGAGGCCGGCAACCCGTCGGTCCCCGACCCAGGCAACGCCGGCACCCCGACCGATCCCGGCCCGACGCCCGAGGGTACTGGACTACCCAGATGCCCAACCACCGACCCGGCATGCACGGCGACACCCGATGTGCCGGCCCCTGAACCCAGTCCCGAGCCCGAGCCGACACCCGGTTGCAATCCCCTCATCGAACCCGGCTGCAAGCCACTCCCGCCGGCTTGCCAGGCGCCACCCGGCTGGCTCGACAGCCGTCCGGCGCCGGAACAAGCGCCGTGA